One part of the Equus asinus isolate D_3611 breed Donkey chromosome 30, EquAss-T2T_v2, whole genome shotgun sequence genome encodes these proteins:
- the SHISA4 gene encoding protein shisa-4 isoform X2, translating into MRPAGLCGAAPLAVVALLALGVPPALAGEDCLWYVDRNGSWHPGFNCEFFTFCCGTCHQRYCCRDLSLLITERQQKHCLAFSPKTIAGIASAVILFVAVVATTICCFLCSCCYLYRRRQQLQSPFEGQEIPMTGIPVQPVYPYPQDPKAGPAPPEPGFMYPPSGPVPQYPAYPAGPPIYNPAAPPPYMPPQPSYPGA; encoded by the exons ATGCGGCCCGCGGGGCTGTGTGGGGCCGCGCCGCTCGCTGTCGTCGCCCTCCTGGCGCTGGGGGTCCCCCCAG CGCTGGCCGGCGAGGACTGCCTGTGGTACGTGGACCGCAACGGCTCCTGGCACCCGGGCTTCAACTGCGAGTTCTTCACCTTCTGCTGCGGGACCTGCCACCAGCGGTACTGCTGCCGGGACCTGAGCCTGCTCATCACCGAGCGACAGCAGAAGCACTGCCTGGCCTTCAG TCCCAAGACCATAGCAGGCATCGCCTCGGCTGTCATCCTCTTCGTGGCTGTGGTCGCCACCACCATCTGCTGCTTCCTCTGCTCCTGCTGCTACCTGTACCGCCGGCGCCAGCAGCTGCAAAGCCCGTTTGAAG GCCAGGAGATTCCCATGACAGGCATCCCAGTGCAGCCAGTGTACCCGTACCCCCAGGACCCCAAAGCTGGCCCTGCACCCCCAGAGCCTGGCTTCATGTATCCACCTAGTGGTCCTGTTCCCCAGTACCCAGCCTACCCGGCTGGGCCCCCGATCTACAACCCAGCAG CTCCTCCCCCCTATATGCCACCACAGCCCTCCTACCCTGGAGCCTGA
- the SHISA4 gene encoding protein shisa-4 isoform X1, giving the protein MLVRARCHALAGEDCLWYVDRNGSWHPGFNCEFFTFCCGTCHQRYCCRDLSLLITERQQKHCLAFSPKTIAGIASAVILFVAVVATTICCFLCSCCYLYRRRQQLQSPFEGQEIPMTGIPVQPVYPYPQDPKAGPAPPEPGFMYPPSGPVPQYPAYPAGPPIYNPAAPPPYMPPQPSYPGA; this is encoded by the exons ATGTTGGTGAGAGCGAGGTGTCATG CGCTGGCCGGCGAGGACTGCCTGTGGTACGTGGACCGCAACGGCTCCTGGCACCCGGGCTTCAACTGCGAGTTCTTCACCTTCTGCTGCGGGACCTGCCACCAGCGGTACTGCTGCCGGGACCTGAGCCTGCTCATCACCGAGCGACAGCAGAAGCACTGCCTGGCCTTCAG TCCCAAGACCATAGCAGGCATCGCCTCGGCTGTCATCCTCTTCGTGGCTGTGGTCGCCACCACCATCTGCTGCTTCCTCTGCTCCTGCTGCTACCTGTACCGCCGGCGCCAGCAGCTGCAAAGCCCGTTTGAAG GCCAGGAGATTCCCATGACAGGCATCCCAGTGCAGCCAGTGTACCCGTACCCCCAGGACCCCAAAGCTGGCCCTGCACCCCCAGAGCCTGGCTTCATGTATCCACCTAGTGGTCCTGTTCCCCAGTACCCAGCCTACCCGGCTGGGCCCCCGATCTACAACCCAGCAG CTCCTCCCCCCTATATGCCACCACAGCCCTCCTACCCTGGAGCCTGA